In Hippoglossus hippoglossus isolate fHipHip1 chromosome 19, fHipHip1.pri, whole genome shotgun sequence, the DNA window cttatttttagttttttaaaggGAAAGTACTTGATATAAGTAAAGGGATCTGGAGAGAGAAATTTGATATGTACACAgcgatgtgtttttttatagcaCTTCTTCTTATTCTTGTAATTGTGAAATTATATCATCAACCTCCATCCTTTTATCTCTAGCGCCCAGGGATGCCACCCGGCAGGATCGGGGGCCCCATGGGGTCAATGGGGAGCCAGCTGCCTGGTCCCTCTTATGGGAACATGCCCATGCGGCCGGGCATGGGGCCTCCGAGCATGGACGCCTCGAGGAAGCGGTTCCTTCATCAGCATCAACAACACCAGCAAGAGGCGCTGGGAGGAGGCCACAGACGAGGGTAAACTGTGGAGAagtgagagtgtttgtgtgagggaaGGAGAAGTAAGGGAGAGGAACATGGACCAAGACAGCTTGACGCCAAACCACTGAATAGATATGTGGATGTTTTCCTATCTTATTTATAGTTCTTTCATTTAAAGAAGGTGCAACAAATGGGTATATTTTAGCagcagaaatgaaatataacaAACCTGATTATATTTTCAAGTTTCTTAGAACGCGCCCTTCAAAATCTGCTTGTAACATTTTCAACCAAATTTGTGTCCTTTTTCATAACTTAGACACAGAAACCCTCATTGTCTGACTTTGAACAAACAACTGGTGTAAATCCACAGCCAAGTGAAATAGTTAGATTTCTttataatattgttattttgctaGTAATGGTTCCAGAGGATCATGGACAGTTATACAGGCTGCTGTGTAAAGAGGGAAGTGCCATTATGAAACTGGGTGTTTCAAATGACTATGTTTGCAACACAATTTGTATTAAACAGGATTATTTGGACCTAACGGATAATAACTGACTTACCAAGGACACAATCTACAGGAAggctttaacattttaaatgttacctttttgttgtagtttgtgTGCTTTGAAGATATATTAAACAAATATGATCAAGTCTAGGGtaaaattaattcaaattaaagctcacagtaaaacaaaaagtcaacCATCTTGTCTTGTGAATGCATATTTTTATACATCATATCACCGTAGTAACATCGTCCCAGTCATAAATAGAACAACTGCTATATTTGCCCGCTGTAGTTCATTGACGTTATAACAACGCTGCTCTTTATAGTTGTTTCTGTACTGCACTGTTGCTGTACTCAGATCAGATCACACGTGGAGCATCTCATGACTGACATTTGCCTTCAAAGCAGCAGACACGAGCAGATATTTCTGACTTCAGTGACGCCACGCTCATAGATGTGGCGAGTCATGATGCGAGGCAGCGTTTACAGTTTTTATCCACAAAGATCCTCTTGTTTTAAAGGCTTATTTCTTAACAACAAATCTCAGTATAGAAGGATTCACGGGCCACAAGGCTTGAAGCAACATCCTAAATTCTCATTAGAGGGGGCGAAATTCAATTTAGTCATAATGAGGGGGAACTGTGTAATTTAATTTCAGAAACAAAAGCGCTCTTATGAAGTCGGTAGCGATGATAACTGGGAGCCTGAGGTGCTTGTTCGGGGGAGTTAATGAAGAGATAGCAGCCGCCAAGATTTTGTTATCGCACTTTGAAGTTTTCACAAATTATAATCGAATGAAGTGAATTGGGTCTTTCGTTTAGCCCTGTGTTGGTCCGGTATCTGCCTGTGACTCAGTAATTGGTCAATGAAGGTCATATCTTAAAGAGGGCTAATGCTAAATGACGAGACAACATTGACAACACAGTACAGAACGTCCTCGTCTAATTAAATCCAATTATCCTTGGATTTTTAGAAAAAGCTTGTTTTTACTTTGGAAATCCtcacatttcatgttttctgtgtgattCAGAGCAAAAAGACGCAAAATGGCAGATAAGGTTCTCCCGCAAAGGGTAAGAAGCTTTTCATCTCCTGATTCATGTGTTAGATGCAACCAGTTTACCTTTAGTTGTCTGTAATTACTTGTAATTTAACATCCCAACACGTTTTCTTTAGATTAGAGACCTGGTCCCTGAATCCCAGGCCTACATGGACCTCTTGGCCTTTGAGAGGAAACTGGATCAGACCATTGCCCGGAAGCGCATGGAGATTCAGGAAGCCATCAAGAAGCCTATAATGGTATCTCCTCATGATAGTGCATTATCAATAAGGACATTTAATAACATGTTTCAGTTAATCTGGTGACACGTGGTTacaggagaggagcagtgggTGTGGATTCATTCCGCAGCAAACACTTTCTAAAGCAGCTCCTTTGTCAGAAATACAACAGAAGAGCAACTGATGTATCCGTTTACAGTGCAGCCAAACAAGTATTTTAATAAAGACGTCAGTCAACAGTAATGTGGTCGGCCCACAATAAAAGCCTCTCTGTTTTTCAGCAGTTGAATTTTTgtaatgtgaagcagcagcagtaggaACTTTGCATTAGCAGTAACTTGATATCGCTTCATGAAAGTGAAAGAGTGAGGCAGGTTTTTGATTATAACAGTGATGCTGGATCATATGCAAGCATCATTTTCAGTGAATCCTTTATGGGTAGAAATTCAGCATATAGAGTTTCCTATAActtataataattttaaaagaCCCATTTCTGGGTGCAGTTAAACAAAGTGCCTACTTCCTAAATGAATCTGATTCAAATTTCTCGTAGATCATTTGACCTTGAGAACCACAGTTTTTTACTGGAACTCATGATGCATCTGTTTGTTCATCTCGCAGCAAAAACGCAAACTCAGGATCTACATTtccaacacatacacacccagCAAGCCTGAGggtgaggaggcagagaaggtgTCGTCCTGGGAGCTGCGAGTGGAGGGAAAGCTTCTGGAGGAAGTATGTGAACAACACGGCCGTTACATATGAATATTTCTCGCCCTGTTTCACAATTGTCTCCCCGTGGTCTGACTCCCAAGTATTTTGGTCTCTGGTTCTGTGTTTCTGAAAACTTCACAGTCACTCAGCTCTGGTTGGCCCGAGTCCTTGGCTCAACCACGCAAccagatgtgtgtttgcagctctgCTCGCTCCACCTCACCACtcctgacatacacacacatgcgctcATACACACAGAATCATGTTCTTTTTGAGACAAGGGATTGAAACCATTGGCCTCTACATACCAAGAGCTGACAtgcctcccctccctccatcagtTCCAGCTCAACTCATTGTGTCGTCTAGGACCACATGAAGgatccttgttttttttttcctgttaatgTTTCTCCTCTGGCTCTTTGGGCTAGGCATGCGTAGGAGGGTTTTTTGCATggagaaactgaaaaagagCCAATGTGAGGGAAGGAGTAAAAGGGGTCGTGTTGTGCAAACAGTTTCGCTGGGCAGGGGAGAGGGTGGGGGTGCAACAGCTTTTTCTAGTTGTCTCCAGTTGACAGAGTACAATAAGCACACACAGATACCAATCGTGTTGCTCTCTTTTCACACTCTTTTTATGCACTTTGTAATTCTAGACCGGCAAGCAAAAGAGGAAGTTCTCATCTTTCTTCAAGAGCCTGGTGATTGAGCTTGAAAAGGAGCTCTATGGACCTGACAACCACTTAGTAGAGGTATTACAAAACGACACAAGTATTTGATGGCGCATAGGCACACAAGTGGAGCTCAGATGGAATCAATAAAACTTTGGAGCTCTTCCTTTTTGAGCCagtctgggagagagagagcaagaatTCTTGAATGCCttctattttaattaattccacagatactaTTAAACCAGAAAcgtttgaaaaaacattttgattgtATTTTTGCCTGAAAGTTGTTTTGACATTGTTAAGATAACCCTTATAAATAGTgggctgttttttatttgatcaatttTATCAaagtggacaaaacaaaaaagaagttAGTCgatattttccttatttttttatttttttatatctaaCAGTGGCATAGAATGCCCACCACTCAGGAGACAGATGGTTTCCAGGTTAAAAGACCCGGTGATGTGAATGTTAAATGCACCCTTCTGCTCATGCTTGACCACCAGGTATGtgcacatgcacccacacagtaacactaacacacaaaccaGTTATCAGTTACCAGTTGTATCCCTGGCTTGTACGACCTGGTCAAACTATTTTCCACTAACTTTGTCTTTGGCCAAATCTCTTCTATTTTTCTCAGCCCCCCCAGTACAAACTGGATCCGCGGCTGGCTCGTCTGCTGGGGGTGCACACGCAGACACGGGCCAGCATCATGCAAGCTCTCTGGCTCTATATCAAGAACAACAAGCTGCAGGATGGTCATGAGAAGGAGTACATCAACTGCAACCGCTATTTCAGACAAGTACTGCaatattttcttatgtttttattaGATGGCACAGTGAtggagagacaggaaacagggtTAGAGAGGAGGGGAGTGACGTGGGCCAGACggcttttttaatgtttcagtgtttgtggagATAAAGCAATAGCAAAACTTTACCTTTAACATGTCAGACATTATCTGTTCTCTAACCAAATGTTTTTCAGATCTTCAGTTGTCCTCGCATGAGGTTCGCTGAGATTCCCATGAAACTGGCGGGCCTGCTGCAGCATCCTGACCCCATCATCATCAATCATGTCATTAGGTAAGGGAGTGTGGATCATTATCTCTCTTCCTgggtttgttcatgtgtgaatcACATTTGCTGATTCCTCCAAAGTATTTCCAAAGATTTTGATTTTACGAGCTTTCATTTTCAGATtcaatgctgtttacatgagATCGTACTCGTTTAGATTCCAAAAATAAGATTTGTTTATCAATATCCTAGTTTGCTGTTAAAAATTGCAGTCAACCTCACTCATGTGTTACTACAGTCCTGCTTAATGTCTGTCttgctgtctgtgtgtcatctgcGAGCAGTGTGGACCCCACAGATCAGAAGAAGACAGCTTGCTATGACATAGATGTGGAGGTGGACGATCCACTGAAAGGCCAAATGAACAGTTTCTTGTCCtcaacaaccaaccaacaggAAATTGCTGCTCTGGAGATGAAGGTAAGGGCCACCAGTCAATCTCTGATACCTGCATTGtagaataattattataaaaggGGGGGGAAGTTTGTTAAAGGTGCATTTACCAATTACTGTACTATGGCTGTGTTCACTACAGATCCATGAGACCATTGAGTACATTAACCAgctgaagacagagagagactttATGCTGAGCTTCAGCAATAATCCACAGGACTTCATCCAGGACTGGCTCAAGTCTCAGAGCAGAGATCTGAAGGTAAACATGCTCACCTCCGCTTCTGGTAACActaacagaataaataaatacttatttAAAACAGAGGTTCAGTTATCAGTTGGAAGCCAAAACGATATTTAACCAACGAAGCAGtataattacattaaattagTTTAATGTCTAGGTTCTTGTAATTTCTGGTTTTGCTAAATGAATCTGTGAATCGTCAACTCTTTGCCAGTACTGTTAAAGTGCATGAAATGCTTATTAGGATGGCCTGTTTGAGTTATAAATTATTTGTAGTCATATGTTAgataatacatttctttttccaccagttgatgacagatgtgacaggaaacccagaggaggagaggaagactgAGTTCTACCAGGCGCCCTGGGTACCAGAGGCAGTGGGCAGATACGTTTACTCCAAAGTAAGGAATTACAGAGCCTAATGCACTGCTGCATGCTTGATGAATAATTTATTATGAGGGTTCAGCAGATTGTTATTGGTTGTAACTGTGCACTGGTCTGAACTGATATCACTTCTTTGTTTTCAGGTGCAACAGAGGCGACAAGAGCTGGAGCAGGTGCTGGGGATCCGACTCACCTAAATATTCCACATTCCAGAGGAGCCACAGCCAACTTGAGTTTACACTTCAAATGTTAACGTTTTTCTTCCATTTACATTGGAATTAGCTTTGGAAAGACACAAGCTAATGTTGCAGCTTAAGTGTTCACTACGCCGTCCTGACCGACATGAAATGAGAAGTGGGAATTTATACATGTTCCTTTTGTTGTTGCCATAGATACTCATTTAAAAAGAGAGTTTAAGGGACTAAAGAGGTTATTTCCATGTCCTTAATAACACGTTTGCCTTGCATTGTCTGTGATATTGAGCCTTTCAAATACTCTTTGCCTTGTTTTGCAGTATATTTTCTTTATGGTACATTATGCTTAGCACATTGTAAGCATTGCTGCTGTTGACGTGGTTTTCACCGTCACTTTGTCGCTATTCTGAACGGGGTTCTGTTtactttcatattttaaagCCATAACCTTtagataggaaaaaaaaaacggatgTCTGGTAACATCTCAGTCAAGAAGAATTTGCAGACATGTTTGAATTACTCATTTTTCATTATAATATATCCATGTATTCAAAAGtatattttgaatgtttttgattttatccTTTAAAAAATCCAGCAGTTCATAAGATGTCTTGAGCCTTAGATAAGAAGCTTTTAAAGCCAATAGTAGTTTTGCAGGTGTTGGTGCTGTTTTATATCCGTGGATGTGTCATTTGAAATGCTTTGTAAGAAACAGGGATTTCCTGGAAAGCTCCGACTATGTTGAGCTGTAATTCAGCAGTTGTTTGTACTTTTTGAATGTTTACatgctgttttcatttggttttttttgggtgggggggggttgcattGTTTTAATGCCAGGAAGAGGAATGGTGGATGGGTGTTTGGGTTTGAAGGGCTCCTCCTTTAACATCCACCTCCCAGCAAGCTTAACTGGTGTTTGTAGCTTGTCAACTAAACAATGCAACACATTATTGTGTACAGTTCATTGTTTCATGTCTTTTCATTGAAATGCTATTTTCTTAAggttttatatgaaaatattgcCAGCGCTTCTCTTGAAACattccatgttagcagatacCACTGTGCCTGTTTTGTGACTAAGGCACTTTTGAGAAATTTGtgtacaatgtgtttttttgtacaaCCTCTCTGTTTAATGTTTGCATGTTGTGTACCAATCAAATGCCTTTATCTTTTATACATTTGGAGtattttatacaataaatatacttgcaaattattgttatattgtCCTTCTTTAAGAGTCTATACTCTTATAGTTTAAGACACGTGTTTCTTTGAAATTATACCCATGTTACTGTTAAAAAATTCTGTTTTCAGGTTCATCTAATGTTATAATTGATATTTTTGACTATATCACTTAAATTTGTATATGTATAACATGTAATAATTATACTTTTTCCATATAAATGCTTCTTATCATAAAATTCAcctttataaatatatttataattaatatccatattgtgtatatatatatagatatagatatagatataacagtttataaatgcatttatttcaatatctccttCTACATAATGTACAAATAGTATATATCCTTGTGGAATCATCCTGGaccactgcactttactcaagAACAGTTCTCTACAGATAATATTCCCGTGAGTAttgaaaggtgtatattatttacaaattctctttattaaatttttaattttatctattgttttttaagaaaatattttattctatttttatactttcacatgttctcttgtctacctcattctgactttcTGCTACTGTAACAAGTGAAGTTCCCCAGCATGGGATCAATACATCACACTCATCTCATCTTTACTATAATTAAAGAGGAAGGCCTCTCCTCCGGCTGCACAGCGTCGGAGCTGTGAGCTTGTTGGTGCAGGTTCAGGAGCTCATGCGTCTCCGAGAGCAGCAGTTTCAACCGGTACGGCTGCTTCTCAcctgcagaggagctgagacACGTCTGCCACACCTGAGACAACAACCAGCCTCCAACTCTCTGCAGTCTCAGCCTGTGCAGTAACACTGGAAGGAATTTACTGATAACTTGCACAATGAATGTTTGAGTAATCTCAGCTTTGAAACTCAACAAACTCATTCTAAACTGAGTGCAACGTGGTTTTTAGAGCCAAAGCACCAACTGCAGCTGGGACGAAAGGTGTAATGATAAGCCAGGACAACAGGGGGCGGTGTGGGAATTCAGTTCCGCTTCATAGTGACACTCAGCCGGATGCGCCTGTTGTCAAGCGGATGCAGAAAATTCAAGATGGAGGTGGACGGGATCGACCATGTAGGTGCTTTTTCTTTGCCGTTTGGCTCATTTCACTGGTTTATCGTCGGGGACGCGTCGCGACGAAGCGCCGAGGGGAGGATTTAGTTAGAATCGGATGTTAGTGACGATGCTGTGAACTTTAAACTCTCAGTTTACTCAACCACAGTGAACGAGCTGCGTTCAGCCGGTTTGCTGTCTCATTGTAGCTAACCCGGCTAGTTAGCTCGCGCTAGCTCCTCTGAATGACTGGCAGTTGTGTGTCCGCCGCAGCCGCCACTGCTTGTTTAAGTTTATGATACACAACGGATACACAACAAACATGTACAACTTGTTATCATCTCGTTAACAACGTTACTTCGTTAATGACAGTGCTAGTTAGCTTAGGCGAGCGAACGTCAACTAGCGTTAGTTAGCAAGTAACCTAGCTGGGTGATACTGGTGTTATGCTATTGTTCAGAATAACAGGACTTTGCTGCCGGTTAAAATCTTAATTGTGTCAACACCTGAGTTCTGTCCGCTGTAGATCggtatgtttgtgttgttaatgAAGTCTGACAGTGTTTCAATAATGTAATTACATCTGATTAGAGAAGTTTCATTACGGTCGATAGTGAcaattatcacgataaatgtcacttTACTGTTTCTTTAAAGATTCTTGCTCCTGAGTGGAtgctgtggttttaaactctttttaaacagcaaaactttTTTCCAATTCTGACGTTGATCAATTTTAcgctattgatgaaaattacacTGTTGTAATTATCCCTAAATCAGTGTATTAATCGCCAATGAAAGTGTCAATAGAAGAAGTCTTGATGCCTGTGTTTTAAGTTGGATGATTTTTCTCTCTAACAGATGGAGATGGGCGACAGTAAAGGCGGCTCAGGTCTCCGGCAATACTACTTGTCAAAGATAGAGGAGTTACAGGTGAGATGAACTATATGTGCACATTTTGAACCGCTAAAATGGCTCAGATTGCTCAACTTCTGGTTTCCTGCAAATCCtgaacctttttgttttctcaccaGTTGACGGTCAATGATAAAAGCCAGAATCTCAGACGTCTGCAGGCACAGAGGAATGAGCTCAATGCCAAAGGTACCCTGTGG includes these proteins:
- the smarcd2 gene encoding SWI/SNF-related matrix-associated actin-dependent regulator of chromatin subfamily D member 2 isoform X1, encoding MASRGGFPGPPMNPSANPMSVGHPAGMRMTGMQQAPAGFPRSMSNSAHYLQRPGMPPGRIGGPMGSMGSQLPGPSYGNMPMRPGMGPPSMDASRKRFLHQHQQHQQEALGGGHRRGAKRRKMADKVLPQRIRDLVPESQAYMDLLAFERKLDQTIARKRMEIQEAIKKPIMQKRKLRIYISNTYTPSKPEGEEAEKVSSWELRVEGKLLEETGKQKRKFSSFFKSLVIELEKELYGPDNHLVEWHRMPTTQETDGFQVKRPGDVNVKCTLLLMLDHQPPQYKLDPRLARLLGVHTQTRASIMQALWLYIKNNKLQDGHEKEYINCNRYFRQIFSCPRMRFAEIPMKLAGLLQHPDPIIINHVISVDPTDQKKTACYDIDVEVDDPLKGQMNSFLSSTTNQQEIAALEMKIHETIEYINQLKTERDFMLSFSNNPQDFIQDWLKSQSRDLKLMTDVTGNPEEERKTEFYQAPWVPEAVGRYVYSKVQQRRQELEQVLGIRLT
- the smarcd2 gene encoding SWI/SNF-related matrix-associated actin-dependent regulator of chromatin subfamily D member 2 isoform X2, with protein sequence MASRGGFPGPPMNPSANPMSVGHPAGMRMTGMQQAPAGFPRSMSNSAHYLQRPGMPPGRIGGPMGSMGSQLPGPSYGNMPMRPGMGPPSMDASRKRFLHQHQQHQQEALGGGHRRGAKRRKMADKVLPQRIRDLVPESQAYMDLLAFERKLDQTIARKRMEIQEAIKKPIMQKRKLRIYISNTYTPSKPEGEEAEKVSSWELRVEGKLLEETGKQKRKFSSFFKSLVIELEKELYGPDNHLVEWHRMPTTQETDGFQVKRPGDVNVKCTLLLMLDHQPPQYKLDPRLARLLGVHTQTRASIMQALWLYIKNNKLQDGHEKEYINCNRYFRQIFSCPRMRFAEIPMKLAGLLQHPDPIIINHVISVDPTDQKKTACYDIDVEVDDPLKGQMNSFLSSTTNQQEIAALEMKVRATSQSLIPAL